In Halarcobacter bivalviorum, a genomic segment contains:
- a CDS encoding DMT family transporter, with translation MNHSKGNILGLITILLWSSLALFTVFSGNIPPFLLLSISFSVASFIGFFVLKKQKKSFKELLKISPKVYLIGIVGLFGYHFFYFLAIKNAPAIEANLINYLWPLLIVLFSAFLPNEKLKWFHILGTILAFIGAFLLVLKDGSLEFDTKYILGYSFALVAAFLWSSYSVVSKTLTHVPTFAVTGFCILTAILSLVSHLIFETSYLPNSLELFSAIMLGLGPVGGAFYLWDYALKNGDIKLLGSLSYLAPLLSTLLLVLVGISEMTIIIALACSFIILGSLISSKQYLKMIKKVLFKS, from the coding sequence ATGAATCACTCAAAAGGAAATATATTAGGACTAATTACAATACTATTATGGTCTTCTTTAGCCTTATTTACTGTTTTTTCAGGAAATATTCCACCTTTTTTATTATTATCTATCTCTTTTAGTGTAGCTTCTTTTATAGGTTTTTTTGTATTAAAAAAACAGAAAAAATCTTTTAAAGAGTTATTAAAAATCTCTCCAAAAGTTTATTTAATTGGAATAGTGGGTCTTTTTGGTTATCACTTTTTCTATTTTTTAGCAATAAAAAATGCACCTGCTATTGAAGCAAATCTAATCAATTATTTATGGCCTTTATTAATAGTACTTTTTTCTGCATTTTTACCAAATGAAAAATTAAAATGGTTTCATATTTTAGGAACTATTCTTGCTTTTATTGGAGCTTTTTTACTTGTTTTAAAAGATGGAAGTTTAGAGTTTGATACAAAATATATTTTAGGATATAGTTTTGCTTTAGTTGCTGCTTTTTTATGGTCATCTTATTCAGTAGTTTCAAAAACTTTAACCCATGTTCCAACTTTTGCTGTTACGGGTTTTTGTATTCTTACTGCAATTTTGTCATTAGTTTCTCATCTAATTTTTGAAACAAGTTATTTGCCTAATTCTTTAGAACTTTTTTCAGCAATCATGTTAGGATTAGGTCCCGTTGGAGGAGCTTTTTATTTATGGGATTATGCTTTAAAAAATGGAGATATAAAACTTTTAGGTTCTTTATCTTATTTAGCACCATTACTATCTACATTACTTTTAGTTTTAGTTGGAATTTCAGAAATGACTATAATAATTGCTTTAGCTTGTAGTTTTATTATCTTAGGTTCTTTAATTAGCTCTAAACAATATTTAAAAATGATAAAAAAAGTTCTTTTTAAATCTTAA
- a CDS encoding M48 family metallopeptidase: protein MKLKQIFFLIFLSMFFIACTNKAPYTNRNQMILISTESELALGEESYKKALKESKVITNSKDAKRVAEIGKKIAKVANKNYKWEFNLVENKAKNAFCLPGGKVVVYTGILEVAKNDDQLATVISHEIAHALARHGAERVSASMLSQGLQAIGNIALNSQAPQYSQAFNIAYGLGAQYGVLMPYGRMQESEADEIGIYLMYKAGYNLSEAIKFWENMSEGKKESIEFLSTHPNSTSRINNIKNIINKIQKSK from the coding sequence TTGAAACTAAAACAGATATTTTTTCTAATCTTTCTTTCAATGTTTTTTATTGCATGTACAAATAAAGCACCATATACAAATAGAAATCAAATGATTTTAATCTCAACAGAGAGTGAGTTAGCTTTAGGTGAAGAGAGTTATAAAAAAGCCTTAAAAGAATCAAAAGTTATAACTAATAGTAAAGATGCAAAAAGAGTAGCTGAAATTGGTAAGAAAATTGCAAAAGTTGCAAATAAAAATTATAAGTGGGAATTTAATTTAGTAGAAAATAAAGCTAAAAATGCCTTTTGCCTTCCAGGAGGTAAAGTTGTAGTTTATACTGGAATTTTAGAAGTTGCTAAAAATGATGACCAGCTTGCTACAGTTATTTCCCATGAGATAGCCCATGCTTTAGCAAGACATGGAGCAGAAAGAGTAAGTGCAAGTATGCTTTCTCAAGGACTACAAGCAATAGGTAATATTGCCCTAAATTCCCAAGCTCCTCAATATTCTCAAGCTTTTAATATTGCTTATGGTTTAGGAGCTCAATATGGAGTTTTAATGCCATATGGAAGAATGCAAGAAAGTGAAGCTGATGAAATTGGGATATATCTAATGTATAAAGCAGGATATAATTTAAGTGAAGCAATTAAGTTTTGGGAAAATATGAGTGAAGGTAAAAAAGAAAGTATTGAATTTCTTTCAACTCACCCTAACTCAACTAGTAGAATTAATAATATTAAAAATATAATTAATAAAATTCAAAAGAGTAAATAA